In Alteromonas mediterranea DE, a single genomic region encodes these proteins:
- a CDS encoding alpha/beta hydrolase family protein, whose product MKNTVHITTFTRALFIALISLQQLAVAQSATFKSGIEPQFNYKDTQDIAASNKDIHRINTASKDTHVKSDARPPQSAPEIKQPANSDVKRDDVKNDTHAKTSEIYKDTHDKPNELSASSKTLTQVPYAALGVLPTREHDELFSYGESPLQSVYVWHGRNTKHDKFAGKAVVFVHGGCWLNAYGYDHANGFYKALADLGMGVFVMEYRRVGDKGGGWPGSLNDVTEAMITSLERIRGNGRYSKVYIAGHSAGGHLAMLAAQKLPQFTQSVSVEKVIGLAAITDINAYAVGANSCQTATAKFMHSMPDENPEAYQAATPNAKLINTPIVLMQGDADSIVPKLHATMAGAKQKIIANGGHFDWLHPDSTSFDALLEVIGEHD is encoded by the coding sequence ATGAAGAACACAGTACACATTACTACTTTTACACGCGCACTATTTATCGCACTTATCTCTTTGCAACAGCTAGCTGTTGCGCAATCAGCTACTTTCAAAAGTGGAATCGAACCGCAGTTCAATTACAAAGACACCCAAGATATTGCAGCAAGTAATAAAGACATCCATCGTATAAATACGGCTAGCAAAGACACCCACGTTAAAAGCGACGCGCGCCCCCCACAAAGCGCACCCGAGATTAAGCAACCCGCAAACTCTGACGTTAAGCGAGATGACGTTAAGAATGACACCCATGCTAAAACTAGCGAAATTTACAAAGACACCCACGATAAACCTAATGAACTGTCAGCTAGCAGTAAAACGTTAACGCAAGTGCCATATGCTGCGTTGGGTGTCTTGCCAACAAGAGAACATGACGAGCTGTTTAGCTACGGAGAAAGCCCGCTTCAGTCTGTTTACGTGTGGCATGGACGCAATACAAAGCACGATAAGTTTGCTGGAAAAGCTGTTGTGTTTGTTCATGGCGGGTGCTGGTTGAATGCCTACGGTTATGATCATGCAAACGGGTTTTATAAGGCGTTGGCGGATTTAGGGATGGGTGTCTTCGTAATGGAGTATCGGCGCGTTGGCGACAAAGGCGGCGGTTGGCCTGGTAGCTTAAATGATGTTACTGAGGCCATGATAACGTCGCTTGAACGTATCCGTGGTAATGGACGTTATTCGAAGGTTTATATTGCTGGGCATTCGGCAGGTGGGCATCTTGCTATGCTTGCCGCGCAGAAACTGCCACAATTTACACAAAGCGTTAGCGTTGAGAAAGTCATTGGACTTGCTGCTATCACCGATATAAACGCTTACGCTGTTGGAGCCAACAGTTGCCAGACTGCTACTGCAAAATTCATGCATAGCATGCCGGATGAAAACCCCGAAGCTTATCAAGCTGCCACTCCTAACGCGAAACTTATCAATACACCCATAGTGTTGATGCAAGGTGACGCCGATAGCATTGTACCTAAACTCCACGCTACAATGGCTGGCGCAAAACAAAAGATAATAGCAAATGGTGGCCACTTCGATTGGCTACACCCTGACTCTACATCCTTTGATGCTTTACTTGAGGTTATTGGTGAACATGATTAA
- a CDS encoding diguanylate cyclase has product MLFLGASVFSAILKAGPEQQAAFTPSEEITYCIDPNWAPYEAIRNGIHVGISAQYMRLIAEIADLEFTLVPTESWQQSLEYVQQGKCKVIPMLNTSDYRKQFLDFSIPYFEAPNVLVAKAGTPMLQGYSGVGNRTVGIVQGYRQVEYISRHYPGLRLKLMPSEEEGLKQLANDEFDVMVGSLMSVNMHINNLKLKDINIVGYAEPFDSLAFGVNKSFGHLVDKLNFAIERIPESRKVEIYKQWNNVQIRYSRNYTVMILSTIIMLIGLLWLISRNRHVGAYKRIINQKNEEISALQATLLEKNRTLGFLSAHDTITGLYNRNHMIQRAEEEISRFQRFQTTASLIILELTHSHDDGHSLEASSLEEPLKVVATQCLNTVREVDVVSRFSGEQFIILCPQTEVGAAKILADRLLKCVTSHYLLTDNFKVAIGMSELKQSEEFSDWMERTMKALYQSKRHGFGSVSIAP; this is encoded by the coding sequence GTGTTGTTTTTAGGCGCGAGTGTTTTCAGCGCTATTCTAAAAGCGGGCCCCGAACAACAAGCCGCTTTTACTCCATCTGAGGAGATCACTTACTGCATTGACCCCAACTGGGCGCCATACGAAGCGATAAGAAATGGTATTCATGTTGGCATCTCAGCCCAATATATGCGGCTGATTGCCGAGATTGCTGACCTTGAATTCACGCTTGTGCCTACAGAAAGTTGGCAACAAAGCCTAGAATATGTTCAGCAGGGGAAGTGCAAAGTGATCCCTATGCTCAATACCTCAGATTATAGAAAGCAGTTTCTAGATTTCAGTATTCCTTATTTTGAAGCGCCTAATGTGCTGGTGGCGAAGGCAGGTACGCCTATGCTTCAAGGTTATTCCGGCGTAGGTAATCGCACGGTAGGCATAGTTCAAGGTTATCGACAAGTAGAGTATATCTCCCGCCACTACCCAGGGTTACGGTTGAAACTAATGCCTTCGGAAGAAGAAGGGCTGAAACAACTGGCAAATGATGAGTTTGATGTTATGGTCGGCTCCTTGATGAGCGTAAATATGCACATTAACAACTTAAAATTAAAAGACATTAACATTGTCGGCTATGCTGAGCCTTTCGACTCTTTGGCCTTTGGGGTAAATAAATCGTTCGGGCACTTGGTTGATAAGCTCAACTTTGCCATCGAGCGGATCCCTGAATCTCGGAAAGTGGAAATATACAAACAATGGAATAATGTTCAAATACGCTACAGTCGTAATTATACCGTGATGATATTGAGCACTATTATTATGCTAATAGGGCTGTTGTGGTTAATATCGAGGAACCGTCATGTAGGTGCCTACAAGCGTATTATTAATCAGAAAAATGAAGAAATAAGCGCGCTACAGGCCACCTTGCTGGAAAAAAACAGAACCCTTGGCTTTCTTTCTGCCCATGACACAATTACAGGGCTGTACAATCGCAATCATATGATTCAGCGAGCGGAAGAGGAAATCTCTCGCTTCCAGCGCTTTCAAACAACGGCCTCGTTAATTATTCTTGAGCTAACCCACTCTCATGACGATGGGCATTCGCTTGAAGCATCATCGCTGGAAGAGCCGCTTAAAGTGGTTGCCACCCAATGCTTAAATACCGTAAGAGAGGTGGATGTGGTGTCTCGCTTTAGTGGTGAGCAATTTATTATACTTTGCCCACAAACCGAGGTAGGTGCTGCAAAGATACTCGCAGATAGATTACTTAAATGTGTAACGAGTCATTACCTTCTAACCGATAATTTTAAAGTTGCGATAGGCATGTCTGAGCTTAAGCAATCTGAAGAGTTTTCCGACTGGATGGAGCGTACCATGAAAGCCCTGTATCAATCTAAGCGCCACGGGTTTGGCAGTGTGAGCATAGCGCCATAA
- the kynU gene encoding kynureninase, with product MINKVFSAEQLDDKDPLAHKAGAFSLPDNTIYLDGNSLGPLPKSAEKRAVEVVQEQWGQGLITSWNKHQWISLPQQVGDKIGELIGAQQGQVICCDSISINLFKVLSAALKMNPRRKVIATTRDNFPTDIYMVQGLLDLLGEEYSIRYVDEASISSQLTDDIAVLMLTQVNFRSGLKLDMKGITEQAHAKGILTLWDLAHSAGAFPVCLDDCNVDFAVGCSYKYLNGGPGAPAFIYVARRHQDSYQQPLSGWMGHSAPFSFSPDYAPDSSVKQNLCGTPGVIGMSILDAALDVFDDVSLKAIDEKSKKLQAFFIAEAKRAGVLEHFGVASPPINCRGSQLALAHDEAYAICQAWIAEGVIADFRAPNILRIGFAPLYLSFADVEKAVTRLAIIMNEKRYENATFQQRQSVT from the coding sequence ATGATTAATAAGGTTTTTTCCGCTGAGCAACTTGATGACAAGGACCCGCTAGCACACAAAGCCGGGGCTTTTTCGCTTCCAGACAACACCATCTATTTAGACGGTAATTCTCTTGGCCCTTTACCGAAATCAGCAGAAAAGCGAGCGGTTGAAGTAGTTCAAGAGCAATGGGGGCAAGGCCTTATTACAAGTTGGAACAAACACCAGTGGATTTCCTTACCTCAACAAGTCGGCGACAAAATAGGGGAGCTTATAGGCGCGCAACAGGGCCAGGTCATCTGCTGTGACTCTATCTCTATTAACTTATTTAAAGTGTTAAGCGCCGCGCTTAAAATGAACCCAAGGCGCAAAGTAATTGCGACCACACGTGATAATTTTCCAACCGATATCTATATGGTTCAAGGGTTGTTAGATTTACTTGGCGAAGAGTACAGTATCCGCTATGTAGATGAAGCCAGTATTAGTAGCCAGTTAACCGATGATATTGCCGTGCTTATGCTTACGCAGGTTAACTTTCGAAGTGGGCTTAAGCTTGATATGAAAGGCATTACCGAGCAAGCACATGCAAAAGGGATTTTGACGTTGTGGGATCTTGCCCATAGTGCCGGTGCTTTCCCAGTATGCTTGGATGATTGCAACGTAGATTTTGCCGTAGGGTGTTCGTACAAGTATTTAAACGGCGGCCCCGGCGCGCCAGCATTTATTTATGTTGCGCGCCGTCATCAAGATAGCTATCAGCAGCCCCTGTCTGGATGGATGGGACACAGTGCCCCTTTTTCATTTTCTCCCGACTACGCGCCAGATAGCTCGGTAAAGCAAAACTTGTGCGGTACGCCCGGTGTTATAGGCATGAGTATATTAGATGCGGCATTAGACGTTTTTGACGATGTGTCACTGAAAGCCATCGACGAGAAGTCGAAAAAGCTTCAAGCTTTTTTTATTGCTGAAGCAAAAAGGGCAGGGGTGTTAGAACATTTCGGTGTGGCGAGCCCACCGATTAATTGCCGGGGTAGCCAGTTAGCCCTCGCCCACGATGAGGCTTATGCCATTTGCCAAGCGTGGATTGCTGAAGGGGTGATCGCTGACTTCCGCGCACCTAATATTTTGCGGATAGGGTTTGCGCCGCTTTATTTGAGCTTCGCCGATGTCGAAAAGGCGGTAACAAGGCTTGCAATAATCATGAACGAAAAACGTTATGAAAATGCGACATTCCAGCAAAGACAGAGCGTTACCTGA